Part of the Henckelia pumila isolate YLH828 chromosome 2, ASM3356847v2, whole genome shotgun sequence genome is shown below.
TTTGACTTATGAAGATTATTTGTAGATAATTCTATTAATTTTGTAACGCATACTGAATCGTCCCGTTTGGATAAGCGAGCTATAAGTTATAGCCAAAATACCAGATCTGATCATGTTTGATCTGGTTACTATAGCATTGATCTGATTTGCATCCAGCTCGATGTTGCTGTAGCgcaaattttctttatttgttgaaattaagaaatagaaaatggatacaaagtgaatttgagaaattaaataaatattagtgGATGCAATCTCTAAATAATCCCTTGATTTTCCTCTTCAATGCAATTTCTTGATAGATTTGAATTTCTTGAGTATTTGATATTCTTGGAAAAATATTTGATGTcttgatatttgattttatgTCTTGATAAAGTTAATTCGGTGGGTTAACACCTTGCATTTGTTATCTTAAATTTGAtaaagaacacgatcttcttgaatttgatttatttgatgaagaacacgaattttttgaatttgatgaagaacacgattttcttaaatttgatttatttgatgaagaacacgaacttcttgaatttgatgaagaacacgatcttcttgaatttgatttatttgataaagaacacgaacttcttgaatttgatgaagaacacgatcttcttgaatttgaatcaatttaaatatatttaaagaaGAACGTAATTAATCCCTTGAATCACGCCTTGGTCTTCTCGAATTcgatgattttgaagatgaacgTCTTGAATTGCGCCTTGAACTTCTTGAACATGACTTGAGAGAAAAACTCTTGAATTATTCTACTTCTTTGCTTCAGTTTTCTGTGTTGTGTTTTTTTCTTGGCCATCTTCCCCTATTTATATATAGCTAATGGATGCAGATTCTTATCATTTCGATTTGATTAGGTGTCACAATTTGATTGTCTTCTCATGATTGATTTGGTGATTATCTTCCAGTTatcacaaaattttattttaaatactaaaaatattagtattttctttcatttgattcaagatttgatctcaaatactaaaaatattagtattctcTTCCAATTTGTGCAAGATGCAatcttaatttaaaaatattgatttgatcacaaaatatattaaaatatcaattaataactatttatttttgtaGGAATTTAATTTTCCAATAAAtagtcaattattttttattgatatttaattattttgtatttgcCATATTTGAAGGTCgacaaatttaattgtctacaGTTGCGACCAATTTCTCGCCTAGATAACATCCGAACTACCTGATCTAGTATGAAATATAACTTGTAGATATTTGAGTAAGCTTTCCAATCGTTTTGGTATCAAGTCATTTGGATCACCGAGCCATGCGATATGATCAATTTAATAAACTGCACCATCTTGAGTAACTTTGAGTTTCAGCTCAAACCTTTCAAATTTGATCTACCATCTACAACATGTTATCAACACAATAACaatttttgttatcatcaaaattaaGATTGTTTGTGCTTCACAACCCAACAGTTTTAAAAAGAGTAAAATAGtacaaataaatcaattaaaaagaggaggttatatttcaaatttggaGTCAAATGGAGGTTAATTCTTTTAAaggatttatttaaataaataacctTCGTTTGACCATGATTCGGAAATATAACCTCTTCAATTTTTtcctttgttttgttttttgcatTTTCTTTGTATTTGAAGGTTATTTTGcaaagtttttttgaaaaaaggtcataaatcaaaaaaattgGTTGACCAAGGTCATTTTTCAAACTCTCCCATTCTTTAAATATTTCCTGATGGGATTTTTAATCACTTTTAATTGGTGTGATTGTTTATCCATCTATTTAATTTAACTCAAACTATCATAATTACTCGTTTTACCTATCATTTATAAAAGCGTATTTATAATTTACATTAacatttatccatattaaaatatttacatttataatttttgaagtatgaaaagaAATATTCAcatgaattttttatatataaaaattagaagaaaataaaacaataacacAATTAAATcaaaaagttttaaataattattattaaataaaaatgtatgaTCTTATATTTGTGATaatgtatattatataataaaaaatattaagcacttaaaaaaattatatatgtatttattttgaattaaaatcattatttttaaaaaaattaaggaacattaacaaatattttaatcacaaattattttttaaaaaattaaatatatataatataaaaatgtaaaaataatattttccaaCTATAATTATCAAAGGTATAAATTTGGAaatcataatttaattttaatatcatttctagtgtttgggagagcttataagcttttgaaaataacttataagctgtttcagagcttataagctctttaaatttgtttggcaaattttttgtcaaacaacttaaaaactgtcaaaataagctgtttgacagcttaaAAGCTTTCCAAAATGCCTCTGTCCATTTTTTTAtacataatttatcaatttttttctaattaaaattaaaaatagttttattttttaaatatatgtttaatatttataaaaaatttaaaactatttttaaatgtatgttactatttaaattatttttatatttttatagtatgttaccctttttggtaatttcaaaaataaaaagatcttataataccaaacacatcaacatctttaagttgtttaaaataagttcatccaAACATATTAACAActtagagggtgtttgggagagcttttaagctcttaaaaatagcttttaagctgttttagagcttaaaagctctccgaatctgtttggtaaatttttttagaaacagcttataagctgtcaaaataagttgttttacagcttataagctgtttttaaaaaaagtaaggAGGGaggtactttttttaaaaagatcttattttaacattttatctctctaaaatatccttaaatattttaataaatctccacCATATTCTTtaccaattaaatattaaatattatttttttaaaaaaaattcaaatcacataaatttttctaaaataaaatattataaaaattttattttttaaaatatatgtttattctaaaactattttcatatatgtataactcgaaatattattttcatataattataccctttttggtaatttcgacgataaaaagatcttataatacaaaatatatcaacatctttaagttatttaaaataagtttatccaaacactttaacagcttatttttaaaataagttctaacagcttataagctcgtaaaacagcttttaatctctaagagcttataagctctttttaataagtttagccaaacatcctcttattttaaaataagacctgacaacttataagctttcaAAACAACTaataagctcctagagcttataagctatttttaataagtttagccaaacTTCTTCCTAAATTCCTAATCATAATCAATCAaattaaacatataattatttatcaATCATTATTCTAAATCTTATTTAATTACTTTAATAATCACGATATAATTTATCTACACAATCCAATCCTTTAAAATAAACGCAacctaaaaatatttatgtttatatcaAATATATTACTTTTCATTATGAATTTGGTTTGTATTAGTTTGTGATCTGTATCacaaatataaataattgaGATTGTCTCGAAAAActtactactaaataaaatatttttaaaaaattactatCTAATGCCTAAAGAAAGACTGACTGACTGTTAAAAGTGCATCATGCGAAGAAAAAACATGGTGAGTATATTATTCTTATATTGACACAATAATATGGAACAAGAATTAAAACagttaataaaaatttaaatcacaacccgaattcatattattattattattattattattattattatatatgtatatacacaCATTAAAACTCATACCACGTTAAAACAGAGACAATATATCTCAGTGATGATTGAAACAAATTACGTATGAAAAATGTCATCGACGTAATTATaagatattttttatatttttgaaattacaaaattattaaattctTCTCATTTATTTATAACTTCAAAACTAATATATAATCAATCACTCGTGTAACTCTTATTAGACACataacattatttttttttaaaaaatgaaaacataCATAAACCAAATAAAAGTCGAATATGATCATGGTGTCATGATTTCATGAAAGAAAGTAGCAAAAGCATCCATTTTCACCTTAGGCAATGACAAACCAATCTCCAAACCTCCTTCGTGATCCCTCGATCTGCTGAGCGACATGGACGGCCCTCCGTCGATGGACACGGCCTCCTGCTTCTTCGGGTTTCCCCACCCGAAATCCATGTCGTAGAAATTAAATTTAGGGGATCCCGCCACCGAAAACAGCCTCTTTCCAAACAGAGGAATGTAATCAGTGAACCAAGTGTCCACGTCCCTCAAGATTTCGTCTCTGTTGTTCACCTTGTTACTGATAACATCTCCGATCAACTTCACGGCCGTAAAGAACCCATCGGCTTCTTTCAGCCGCCGGTGCGCCGCCGCCGTCTTGGCTAACGCGAGGCAGTTGCCGAAGTAGTCGGAGGACACCGGCGGATTCAGCCGAGCCCGGACGTCAACCGCGAAGGCAAAGTGTTCCGGCTCGTCCGGATCGACTTCTTCCCCTGCTTCCGCCGCTGATTTGACTAAACACGTCCACACACACGCCGCCGTTACGGTGAACGACGATACGTGGGGGGAATCTGGATTCTTGAACAGCGCGAGATTTTTCAGTTTTTGGATGTCATTCTTTTGTAGAACATAGGTTGCCCGAATTAAGTTTGTGGGGAAGGTTAACGGGGCAGCTTCCATCTTCATATTTTCCAGCTGATCCCAGAAAATACCCTTGAGCCCGAGTGGATCTTTAATCACAGACCTGTCGTAAAATGGAAAAGGAACACTTTGAGCCCATAATTCCTCGTCCCCACCGAGTCTGCAAACTGTGCTCCAGGCTTTCATGAACCTCACTATCGAACTCGCATCTCCTATGGAGTGATGATTGCTGAACCCAATGCAGATACCAGAGCCCGGAAACAGGGTTATCTGCACCGCGATAAGAGGTATTATTTTGAAGCCTGATTCGGAATCGATTCCTGGTTCTGGTAAATCGGGAACAAAAGGGTAGAATTCATCAGCGATCTTGGACTGGTTTCCGGTCAGGTGATTGAAATCTGAAGCTTCATTCGACTCGGCTATGGTGACAGGAACCGAGTCGCCGGGAACATGACGGAACTCCGGCATGCCTGAATTCAGAGGATACAGAAGGTTTCCCGCGAGGGGAAGATAATTCTTGAGAGTTTTTGAGAGTGATTTTGTGAGATTGGGAACTATGGTTTCTAGGAAATGAGATTTGGAGCAGGGGAACTGGTAGAAGAGGAGACGCCGGATGGAGTGGAAGTTCAGCCATGGCATGTCGAAGAATGTCACGGAAAGGCGTTGCTCCGCCGCCGAGTCAGCGGTGGCGGGTGGGCGAACGCGGCAGAGCTCGTGAATGGTGGCAGCTTTGGGGACGGTCGAAGTCGATGCCATGAATTCTTGGACAGTTTATCTTATGGCAAAAATTATTCCGATTCCCTTGCATAAATATATGGGTCCATAAGATGTTATTGCAAGCATAGTACAATTATAGCACTTGCAAATAATTGTACACTTTTAATTTCAATACTTTGGTCTATGAGGAAGACTCTATTCTTTCGGACGGGATCCGACGATTCAATTTGATCTCCAAATCAAATAATATGATCCGCTGATTAAATTGGATCGTTGATGTGGGCAATATAGATTCTCCCGATCATGTCACGTAGGCCGGGGTTAATAGCATTCGGCCCTCTTGTGAAATTTTTATATAGCACAAAACCccctataaaaatataattagctATTAAATCCTTCACTTTTCAAAAAATAAGCTAAAAACTCCTCGCGTCAGAAGTCGTGAAAACACGCGCCTCAAATGCAATTGATCatgtttttttgatttttttattaacttAAATGACATAAATACCCTCAAatcctaaatataatatttttttgatggATTTGTCTATATCTAGTAATTGAACATGGTATTTTTTACttgaataattttaaaatttttaattttataaaatagaaAAACGCcactatttaaaataatatatctgCCAATTTCTAATcaaatatgttatttttattatttcataaatttgtaaaaatatgcaataaaaataataaataataatattattagtgataataaactaaataaaaatagtaATATTCAAACGAATAATAAGAATTATAATATGAAATTtagtaataataatgtaaaatagtAAAATACTGAGTAAATGATAATTGGTAAGAAAATAGCATTGACTTgaaatttgaattaaaaatttaaaaattcaattggcatattaaatatattttaatatgacTGATTTTTGTTATTGAGATtttcattattttaaattattaaatttttatatatcataaattttattaatttatttattttataaaaatttaagaaaaattgcaaatttagtcctgtatgtctgtcactttgcgattttggtcctctatgttttcacatttcagttttagtcctgcatgttcagatttttggcaattttggtcctttttattcaaaaatgcttgcgtggcactgtacacgtcagctccacatcatcACTGAATTGGTGTCACATCAGCGAAACAttggaaaaaggactaaaattgccaaaaaataaagatagcggactaaaactgaaatgtgaaaacatagaggaccaaaatcgcaaagtgaaaaatatacaggaccaaatttgcaattttcccaaaaatttaCGATGAGAATGTTTTAAGGTTGCGTTTGGATGAAAGAATTTTAAATCCATCGATTTCGATTTTATTTATGGTTAACAATGGATCAAATTTTAAATCCATACAATATTTATTTACACATTAGGTATGTAAACTagaatgaatttcaaatgaCTTCATTGTTGGGTGGACTTGAAATCCATCCTAAATTAACatgaaaaattatataaacattaaaatagtgaatttgaaatttatggtgTAATTTTTCTAAACAACAATAatacatttaaatatatttgaaatatttccATCTAAACCCAACCTAAgcttaatttataaattttttttagattttaacaatataaaatcaaattacaCTCGAATACCCTGATCCTAATATAAGAAGGAACATGAATGATCAATTCATGTTAACtctaatattaatttatttaaaattataaaatatataaaaaatgaaatgttcctcaattatattttttatgttgATAAATCTGTTTAACTTGgcttaatttgatttttaacCCTTATattgtattaaattttttaacaaagtaaaaaaaaaagaagaaagaactttaatttattttctatatCTCTCATTTAAGTTTTTTAGAATCGATCATATATTGTTGTTATCATTTGTGTAAAGAAAAATAGTatacaaattttaatttattttatcaacttcacaatatattttaatattaataaatcGATTTTACTTTGcttgatttaattttatttcgtATCCCTATTTTGTATAATATTTCAACCAGTAGTCTTTTcccattttatttaaagaaaatTATGACCAATTGCATTTGTTGAAATATTATGTTCTTTGTCACTTCGTTGAATTACCCAAACTGATTCGGCTGATCATCCTGTGAGCCAGCATTGGATTGTTGAAGATTGAAGATCCCATTTTCGCAGCAGCTTCACGATCAAAAGTAAATGGGTCAAGGATGATTGGAAAATAATAGTTTATTgggttttaatattttaagggCAAAAAAGTctttatcaaattaaatataattataaaatctgaaaaattaaGATGGGGCACGTGAGTCACTGATTTAAGAACAGAGGGTGTATTTAgcttattgatttttcataggGGGTTTTAAGCTCTTTCGATGTTTTACAGGGGGTCAAAATGCAATTATCCCCACGTAGGCCTTATCTACATTTATcctatttttcttttttactAGCAAAAACAGAAAGACAATTAACAACTTCTTTTACCCATTTAAATATACtgaattgttttttttgtttgtttttgtttgttttttttagaaGCACTTCTTCTTTGTGATACTATTATTAATAGGAGGAAAtaaatcataacaaaataaaaattcaaatacaaAGTGGATGTGAATAAAATTGCTCCAACTTAATTATGTTTCTACACAAGAATTATTCTACTCAATACTATATTATTAAGCATTAGaactcatatttaatttttttttttaatattcccAAGCATATCAATCTCTTTCCATCATGCTACTTCTCAGTAATACTATTACTTGTTTGaacataacaaaacataaacttTGAGCAAAAAGAAtctcacacacacatataacaGAAGATTCTTAAAATGTATTCGTATCTATAATATCCATATTTTAAGAGAAAACACAAGTTTTAGATGGCTtagaataaatataacaaaagtAAAGTAAAACCATAATTATCGAAATCCTATTTTTCACTTGGGGCCCATTATTGTGTAGTCAACTAATAGCAAcgaattaaattccatgtgCAATTTGCTTTGCATGATGGCCCCCGCCCACTCTCCCCACGTCCACACAATTTCTCTCATCATTCATCGACACTGTATTGTACATTCTTCGCCGGCGAATTCTTCTCCATGTTGGAATTTCGATCCCGTAACATTTTTCCTTTACTTCCCCTATGCTTTTTCTTCCTCCATTTTTCTTCCATTTTCGTCCCCACTTTCACTTACACTCTACCCGATCAGTACTTCATCAACTGCGGTTCCAGTTCCAGTGTAGATGTCTACGGCAAGACCTTCGTCGGCGACGAGAATCGCGGCCGATTTTCCTTGTCGTCCGGAAACAACGGCCCTGTCCAAGATCCTAGATTTTCCGGTGTTGGACTGTACCGGAGTGCGAGAGTTTTCAGGAAGCGATCTTGGTATGAGTTCGATGCAGAACAAGACGGCACTTTTGTGGTACGCTTTCATTTCCTGCCATTTCCCTCCTTGGGAAATGTCTCCGACGCTCGTTTCAGTGTTGTGGCATCTGGGTTTTCGCTTTTGTCCCAATTTACTGTCGAAAAGTCGAATTCGTCTCCATATGTTGAGGAGTTTTTTATTAAGATGGCTGCCGGGAAATTCAAGGTTTATTTTGTGCCGGAGGGATATAATTCTTTCGCTTTTGTAAATGCGATCGAATTTTTCATTGCTCCACCTGGATTTCTCCCTGATTCTGCCACTCGTGTCACTCGAGAAGGAAGTAGGGGAGATGATTACAAAAATCTTTTATCTCTCCCTTCGCGTGTGATTCATAGGATTAACGTCGGAGGGAAAAATATAATGCCCAACAATGACACCTTGTTGAGGAGTTGGATTCctgatgatccttatttgtttaacaATGAAACAGCGAAAGATAGTGTACCTTATGGTTTTAGGCCTCAATACCAGAGCCCGGGGTCGACCGAATTCGATGCCCCTGAGTTTGTGTACAGGACTGCGAAGCAAATGAACATTGATAACAGTAGGTCTAATCTTTTCAATATGACTTGGCGCTTTCCTGTGAAAGGAGGAGCTAAGCATCTTTTGAGAGTGCACTTCTGTGATATCGTTAGCGTTACCTCGAATGAAGGTCTGAAATTCTACCTTTATGTGTATAGTCAGTTCAGTGTGAGGATATGGCCATTTGATGTCATTCCTCAGCTAGCATCTCCTTTCTACAGAGATTATCTGGTTGATTCGGATGATTCGGGCTTTATCAATGTGAGTGTCGGCCCCGACGACACTTCCAGAGTTGCAAATGCTTTCCTTAATGGGGTAGAGATAATGCAGTTGATTGAAGACACCAGTTCAGTTTCTGATGAAGGGGGTGGTGGTGGTACACATTTGTTTATCATCATAGGGTCGGTGGTGGGAAGTGCAATATTTGTAGTCATTGTGATCTTGCTGATCGTCTTTCTTTGTTTCAAAAGAAGGAAGTTGAAGGCGGTCGAGACATTTGATCGGCCATTAGTACCTCTTTACGGAGGTAGTTCTTACAGTAGAACTACAGATAAAACTGTCCTCGGATCGCCCTTTGCTGATCTAAACCTCGGTTTGAAGTTACATTTATCTGAAATTCAGTCTGCCACGAAAAATTTCGACCCCAAGTTGATCATTGGTGAAGGTGGATTTGGAAAAGTGTACAAGGGCATGTTGAGGAATGGTACAAGAGTTGCTGTCAAAAGAAGTGAGCCAGAGAGCGGTCAAGGCGTTCCTGAATTCGAAACAGAGATAATGGTTTTGTCGAGTATTCGCCACAACCATCTCGTTTCACTAGTTGGGTATTGCGACGAAAGGGATGAGATGATTCTTGTTTATGAGTTTATGGAGAAGGGAACTTTAAGGGAACATCTGTATAGCGAAGAATCTAGGGAAAAGTCCACTCCGAGATCTACATTGTCATGGGAGCAAAGGGTTCGCATCTGTGTTGGTGCAGCAAAAGGCATTCATTATCTACACACTGGTTCAAGTGGGGTGATAATacaccgggatatcaaatcaaCCAACATTTTACTGGATGAATACTACGTTGCTAAAGTTGCAGATTTCGGGCTTTCGAGATCCGGCCCTCCGGATCAAACTCACGTTAGCACTGAAGTAAAAGGCAGCTTCGGATATCTGGATCCTGAATACTTTAAATTCTTACAACTAACACAAAAATCCGATGTGTACTCTTTCGGGGTTGTACTTCTTGAGGTATTATGTGCAAGGCCGGTTGTCTCGGCCAGAGACCCGGTTAGCTTGGTCGAGTGGGGAATGTCTTGGATAAGAAAAGAGCAGCTGGAACAGATCGTGGACCCTCTTCTTGAAGGCAAGATCAATCCCGGTTCGTTGAGAAAATTCGGGGAAACCGTGGAGAAATGCTTGCAAGAATATGGAGCAGATAGGCCTAACATGGTTGATGTTCTGTGGGACTTGGAGTATTGTTTGCAGCTGCATCAGACGGTTACGC
Proteins encoded:
- the LOC140884307 gene encoding malonyl-coenzyme:anthocyanin 5-O-glucoside-6'''-O-malonyltransferase-like, whose protein sequence is MASTSTVPKAATIHELCRVRPPATADSAAEQRLSVTFFDMPWLNFHSIRRLLFYQFPCSKSHFLETIVPNLTKSLSKTLKNYLPLAGNLLYPLNSGMPEFRHVPGDSVPVTIAESNEASDFNHLTGNQSKIADEFYPFVPDLPEPGIDSESGFKIIPLIAVQITLFPGSGICIGFSNHHSIGDASSIVRFMKAWSTVCRLGGDEELWAQSVPFPFYDRSVIKDPLGLKGIFWDQLENMKMEAAPLTFPTNLIRATYVLQKNDIQKLKNLALFKNPDSPHVSSFTVTAACVWTCLVKSAAEAGEEVDPDEPEHFAFAVDVRARLNPPVSSDYFGNCLALAKTAAAHRRLKEADGFFTAVKLIGDVISNKVNNRDEILRDVDTWFTDYIPLFGKRLFSVAGSPKFNFYDMDFGWGNPKKQEAVSIDGGPSMSLSRSRDHEGGLEIGLSLPKVKMDAFATFFHEIMTP
- the LOC140881072 gene encoding probable receptor-like protein kinase At5g24010, translated to MLEFRSRNIFPLLPLCFFFLHFSSIFVPTFTYTLPDQYFINCGSSSSVDVYGKTFVGDENRGRFSLSSGNNGPVQDPRFSGVGLYRSARVFRKRSWYEFDAEQDGTFVVRFHFLPFPSLGNVSDARFSVVASGFSLLSQFTVEKSNSSPYVEEFFIKMAAGKFKVYFVPEGYNSFAFVNAIEFFIAPPGFLPDSATRVTREGSRGDDYKNLLSLPSRVIHRINVGGKNIMPNNDTLLRSWIPDDPYLFNNETAKDSVPYGFRPQYQSPGSTEFDAPEFVYRTAKQMNIDNSRSNLFNMTWRFPVKGGAKHLLRVHFCDIVSVTSNEGLKFYLYVYSQFSVRIWPFDVIPQLASPFYRDYLVDSDDSGFINVSVGPDDTSRVANAFLNGVEIMQLIEDTSSVSDEGGGGGTHLFIIIGSVVGSAIFVVIVILLIVFLCFKRRKLKAVETFDRPLVPLYGGSSYSRTTDKTVLGSPFADLNLGLKLHLSEIQSATKNFDPKLIIGEGGFGKVYKGMLRNGTRVAVKRSEPESGQGVPEFETEIMVLSSIRHNHLVSLVGYCDERDEMILVYEFMEKGTLREHLYSEESREKSTPRSTLSWEQRVRICVGAAKGIHYLHTGSSGVIIHRDIKSTNILLDEYYVAKVADFGLSRSGPPDQTHVSTEVKGSFGYLDPEYFKFLQLTQKSDVYSFGVVLLEVLCARPVVSARDPVSLVEWGMSWIRKEQLEQIVDPLLEGKINPGSLRKFGETVEKCLQEYGADRPNMVDVLWDLEYCLQLHQTVTPQVPYDDSMTDVGVPMPVIQRLPSHSLPSDDDDESHMSFTNTSQVNAGEVFSLLKIDEAR